In Mercurialis annua linkage group LG6, ddMerAnnu1.2, whole genome shotgun sequence, the following are encoded in one genomic region:
- the LOC126688265 gene encoding E3 ubiquitin-protein ligase SP1 isoform X1, translating into MMVPWSGIGCCLSGAALYLLGRSSGRDAEGLKSVSRVNQLNELANLLDIESKVLPLVVAVCGRVGSETPINCEYSGLRGVIVEETAEQHFLKHNDAGSWIQDSALMLSMSKEVPWYLDDGTERVFVLGARGASGFALTVGSEVFEESGRSLVRGTLDYLQGLKMLGVKRIERVLPVGTSLTVVGEAVKDDIGTVRIQRPYKGPFYVSPKTIDELIGNLGKWARWYKYASAGLSIFGVFLIAKHAIQYIIERRRRWEFHSRVLAAAAKKQDEESEGSSGKAENGSDSSKRERPIPDLCVICLEHEYNAVFIPCGHMCCCTTCSSHLSNCPLCRRRIEQVVKTFRH; encoded by the exons ATGATGGTTCCATGGAGCGGAATTGGTTGCTGCTTAAGCGGCGCTGCTCTTTATTTGCTTGGCAGAAGCAGCGGCAGAGATGCCGAAGGTCTTAAATCAGTTTCAAGGGTTAATCAGCTCAACGAATTAG CTAATTTACTTGATATTGAGAGTAAAGTGTTGCCGTTAGTTGTTGCTGTCTGCGGAAGAGTCGGTTCCGAGACTCCCATTAATTGCGAATACAGCGGCCTGAGAGGTGTTATAGTAGAGGAGACG GCCGAGCAGCATTTCCTTAAGCACAATGATGCTGGATCTTGGATTCAAGACTCCGCGTTAATGCTATCTATGAGTAAAGAGGTCCCGTGGTATCTG GATGATGGGACTGAGAGAGTGTTTGTTCTTGGCGCTCGAGGTGCCTCAGGCTTTGCGTTAACTGTTGGCAGTGAAGTTTTTGAAGAGTCTGGTCGATCTCTTGTGCGTGGTACATTAGACTATCTTCAGGGCCTCAAG ATGCTTGGTGTCAAGCGGATTGAAAGGGTACTTCCTGTTGGTACTTCATTGACTGTGGTTGGCGAG GCGGTCAAAGATGATATTGGAACAGTTCGAATCCAGCGTCCCTATAAAGGGCCATTTTACGTTTCTCCAAAAACTATTGATGAGCTCATTGGAAATTTGGGAAAGTGGGCAAG GTGGTACAAATACGCCTCAGCAGGCTTGAGCATTTTTGGAGTTTTTCTGATTGCCAAGCACGCTATACAGTATATCATTGAGAGGAGGCGTCGCTGGGAATTTCATAGCAG GGTTCTTGCTGCTGCGGCTAAGAAACAAGATGAAGAATCTGAAG GTTCAAGTGGAAAAGCTGAAAATGGATCAGACAGTTCTAAGAGGGAACGTCCAATTCCAGATTTATGTGTCATATGCCTTGAGCATGAGTATAATGCTGTTTTTATCCC GTGTGGCCATATGTGCTGCTGTACCACATGCTCTTCACATCTGTCAAATTGTCCTCTTTGCCGGAGGCGGATAGAGCAGGTAGTAAAGACTTTTCGACACTGA
- the LOC126686404 gene encoding elongation factor Tu, mitochondrial, with protein sequence MAAAVLRNPNSKRFLPISSQIFSSCRGGSAAVSATHFSFSSDDTLLSNPWWRSMATFTRTKPHVNVGTIGHVDHGKTTLTAAITKVLAEEGKAKAVAFDEIDKAPEEKKRGITIATAHVEYETTKRHYAHVDCPGHADYVKNMITGAAQMDGGILVVSAPDGPMPQTKEHILLARQVGVPSLVCFLNKCDAVDDPELLELVEMELRELLSFYKFPGDDIPIIRGSALCALQGTNEELGKKAILKLMDAVDDYIPDPVRQLDKPFLMPIEDVFSIQGRGTVTTGRVEQGTIKVGEEVEVLGLTQGAPLKTTVTGVEMFKKILDNGQAGDNVGLLLRGLKREDVQRGQVIAKPGSVKTYKTFEAEIYVLTKDEGGRHTAFFSNYRPQFYLRTADITGKVKLPENVKMVMPGDNVTATFELILPVPLEAGQRFALREGGRTVGAGVVSKVIS encoded by the exons ATGGCAGCAGCTGTACTAAGAAACCCTAATTCAAAACGGTTTTTACCAATTTCTTCTCAAATTTTCTCATCCTGTCGCGGAGGATCAGCCGCCGTCTCCGCCACGCATTTCTCATTTTCATCCGATGACACTCTTTTATCTAATCCATGGTGGAGATCCATGGCCACCTTCACTCGAAC TAAACCTCACGTGAATGTTGGAACTATTGGGCATGTTGATCACGGAAAAACTACGTTGACTGCTGCAATTACTAAG GTTTTAGCAGAGGAAGGTAAAGCTAAAGCCGTTGCGTTTGATGAAATTGACAAGGCTCCtgaagagaaaaagagaggaaTTACTATTGCTACG GCTCATGTGGAATATGAAACTACTAAGCGTCACTACGCCCATGTTGACTGCCCTGGACATGCTGATTATGTGAAA AACATGATTACTGGAGCTGCCCAGATGGATGGTGGAATTCTTGTTGTATCTGCACCTGATGGTCCTATGCCACAGACAAAAGAACATATTCTGCTTGCTCGTCAG GTTGGTGTCCCATCACTTGTATGTTTCTTGAACAAATGTGATGCTGTTGATGATCCAGAATTATTGGAGCTTGTGGAAATGGAGCTTCGAG AACTGCTTAGTTTCTACAAGTTTCCGGGAGATGACATCCCCATCATTCGGGGATCGGCATTATGTGCTCTTCAGGGAACAAATGAAGAACTAGGGAAAAAGGCCATCTTAAAATTAATGGATGCCGTTGATGATTACATTCCTGACCCTGTGCGCCAACTTGATAAGCCTTTCCTTATGCCAATTGAAGATGTGTTCTCTATTCAG GGGCGTGGAACGGTTACAACGGGACGTGTTGAACAAGGAACTATTAAAGTTGGTGAAGAAGTTGAAGTCCTGGGATTAACGCAG GGTGCTCCGCTAAAAACAACTGTTACAGGTGTTGAGATGTTCAAGAAAATCTTGGATAACGGGCAA GCTGGTGACAATGTTGGTCTTCTTCTTCGTGGTTTGAAGCGAGAAGATGTGCAAAGAGGACAA GTGATTGCAAAGCCTGGATCTGTGAAAACTTACAAGACGTTTGAAGCAGAGATATATGTCCTGACAAAGGATGAAGGTGGACGTCATACTGCCTTCTTTTCCAACTATAGGCCACAGTTTTATTTGAGAACTGCAGACATCACCGGGAAAGTAAAATTACCTGAAAATGTTAAGATGGTTATGCCTGGAGACAATGTGACTGCAACTTTTGAACTGATCTTACCCGTCCCTCTTGAAGCAG GACAAAGATTTGCCTTGAGGGAGGGAGGTAGAACTGTTGGAGCAGGCGTTGTATCGAAAGTAATTAGCTGA
- the LOC126688265 gene encoding E3 ubiquitin-protein ligase SP1 isoform X2: MMVPWSGIGCCLSGAALYLLGRSSGRDAEGLKSVSRVNQLNELANLLDIESKVLPLVVAVCGRVGSETPINCEYSGLRGVIVEETAEQHFLKHNDAGSWIQDSALMLSMSKEVPWYLDDGTERVFVLGARGASGFALTVGSEVFEESGRSLMLGVKRIERVLPVGTSLTVVGEAVKDDIGTVRIQRPYKGPFYVSPKTIDELIGNLGKWARWYKYASAGLSIFGVFLIAKHAIQYIIERRRRWEFHSRVLAAAAKKQDEESEGSSGKAENGSDSSKRERPIPDLCVICLEHEYNAVFIPCGHMCCCTTCSSHLSNCPLCRRRIEQVVKTFRH; this comes from the exons ATGATGGTTCCATGGAGCGGAATTGGTTGCTGCTTAAGCGGCGCTGCTCTTTATTTGCTTGGCAGAAGCAGCGGCAGAGATGCCGAAGGTCTTAAATCAGTTTCAAGGGTTAATCAGCTCAACGAATTAG CTAATTTACTTGATATTGAGAGTAAAGTGTTGCCGTTAGTTGTTGCTGTCTGCGGAAGAGTCGGTTCCGAGACTCCCATTAATTGCGAATACAGCGGCCTGAGAGGTGTTATAGTAGAGGAGACG GCCGAGCAGCATTTCCTTAAGCACAATGATGCTGGATCTTGGATTCAAGACTCCGCGTTAATGCTATCTATGAGTAAAGAGGTCCCGTGGTATCTG GATGATGGGACTGAGAGAGTGTTTGTTCTTGGCGCTCGAGGTGCCTCAGGCTTTGCGTTAACTGTTGGCAGTGAAGTTTTTGAAGAGTCTGGTCGATCTCTT ATGCTTGGTGTCAAGCGGATTGAAAGGGTACTTCCTGTTGGTACTTCATTGACTGTGGTTGGCGAG GCGGTCAAAGATGATATTGGAACAGTTCGAATCCAGCGTCCCTATAAAGGGCCATTTTACGTTTCTCCAAAAACTATTGATGAGCTCATTGGAAATTTGGGAAAGTGGGCAAG GTGGTACAAATACGCCTCAGCAGGCTTGAGCATTTTTGGAGTTTTTCTGATTGCCAAGCACGCTATACAGTATATCATTGAGAGGAGGCGTCGCTGGGAATTTCATAGCAG GGTTCTTGCTGCTGCGGCTAAGAAACAAGATGAAGAATCTGAAG GTTCAAGTGGAAAAGCTGAAAATGGATCAGACAGTTCTAAGAGGGAACGTCCAATTCCAGATTTATGTGTCATATGCCTTGAGCATGAGTATAATGCTGTTTTTATCCC GTGTGGCCATATGTGCTGCTGTACCACATGCTCTTCACATCTGTCAAATTGTCCTCTTTGCCGGAGGCGGATAGAGCAGGTAGTAAAGACTTTTCGACACTGA